The following DNA comes from Frankia casuarinae.
GATCGACATCGAGGTGCGCCGGCTGATCGAGGCCGCACACGACGAGGCCTGGGAGATCCTGGTGACCTACCGGGACGTACTGGACAACCTCGTGTTGCGGCTGATGGACACCGAGACGCTGAGCAAGGACGAGGTCGCCGAGGTCTTCGCGACGGTCCAGAAACGCCCCGTGCGTGGCATCTACACCGGGGTGGGGCGTCGCGTCCCCTCCGACCGGCCACCGGTGCAGACCCCGGCCGAGCTCGGCCTGCTGACGGCGGATGTCGCCGACCTGGTGAACGACCCGGGCCACGGTAATGGTGCCGCCGGACGCGGACCGGGCGGCAACGGAACCGGGGGCAACAGGGCCGGCGGTCACGGTCAGCCCGCCGGCGTGCCGGGGGCACCAGCGGGCTCGGGCCCCGGGGTCGACCCGTCCGGTCCGGGCGGGGGCGTACCGCACGGCACGGATGTCGGTGGTCCGGGTGGGAATGGCAGCCCCGGGGGGCACGGTTATCCCCAGGGCCAGGGCACGCCGGCGCCCCCCGGAGGCGAGGGTCCGGCCCATGACGGGCCGAGGATCGCCAACCCGTGGGCCCCGCCAAGCTGGCCGAGCGACGACGAGAGGAGACGCCGTTGACGTCTTATTCCGACGAGGCGTCCACTGCCGCGGGCGAACGACGAAGTGAATCATCTCCCGCGGCGGAGGCCCCAGGAATGGACGGTTTCGGCATCCCGGACCCCGACGGCGACGGACCGGCTGCGTCAACCCTGGCGCCGGGCAATGGCAGGCCGCGGCAGGTCCGTCCCTTCGACCACGACCGAGTCGCACGCGCGGTTCGTGAGCTACTGATCGGGATCGGCGAGGACCCGGACCGCGAGGGTCTTCGCAAGACCCCGGACCGGGTCGCGCGGGCGTACCGGGAAGCCGTCGAGGGTCTTGGCCGGGATCCCTCCGAGGTCCTGACCACCGTCTTCGATGAGGGTCACGACGAGATGGTGCTGGTCCGCGACATCGATTTCTCATCGCTGTGCGAACATCATCTGGTCGTGTTCTCCGGCAAGGCGCACGTCGCCTACATCCCCAACAGCAAGGGCCAGATCACGGGCCTGTCGAAGCTTGCCCGGCTGGTCGACCTCTACTCCCGTCGTCCGCAGGTCCAGGAACGGCTGACCTCGCAGATCGCGGACGCCCTCGTCGAGGTGCTCGACCCGCGCGGAGTGATGGTCGTCATCGAGGCGGAGCACCTGTGCATGTCGATGCGCGGTGTGCGCAAGCCCGGGGCCACCACGGTGACATCCGCGGTGCGTGGCCAGTTCCTCAGCACCGCTACCCGCAACGAGGGCATGTCGCTCATCCTGCACAGGTAGCTCCGGGTGGCAGGGATTACAGGCGGCAGGCCTGAATCCCGGAGACGAGGATGCCCCGGGCACCCAGCTCCCAGAGGTCGTCCATCATGCGGTTGACCTCGGCGCGCAGCACCATCGCCCGCACCGCGACCCAGTCCTCGCGCTGCAACGGAGAGATCGTCGGGGACTCGTAGCCCGGCGTGATCTCGCATGCCTTGTCGAGCACGGCCGTCGGAACGTCGTAGTCCATCATCACGTACCGCCGGGCGACCAGAACCCCCTGGATCCGGCGCAGCAGACGCTCATGCGAAGGGGACAGGTCCGCGCCTCTCTTGGCGATCACGATGGCCTCCGAGCGCAGGACCGGCTCGCCGAGCAGCTCCAGACCCGCGGCCTTGAGCGTACGGCCGGTCTCGACCACGTCGGCGACCGCGTCCGCGACACCGAGCCGCACCGCCGTCTCGACCGCACCATCCAGAGTCACGATGTCACCCGGGGTGACCCCCCGGCCGGCAAGGTCGGCTCGGACCAGCGCGGGGAACGACGTCGCGATCCGCTTGCCGGCGAGCTCCGTGATGTCCGCGAGCGTCCCCTCCGGAGAGGCGTAACGAAACGTGGCGAACCCGTATCCAAGCGGAACGAGCTCCTCGGCGGCGGCACTGCTGTCGAGGAGGAGATCACGCCCGGTGATGCCAAGATCGAGACGACCCGACCCGACGTAGACAGCGATATCCCGAGGGCGCAGGAAGAAGAACTCGATGTCGTTCTCGACGTCGGCGATCACCAGCTCGCTCCCCTCGCGCCGCGCGAGGTAGCCGGCATCGGAGAGCAACTGACCGGAGGCGGCCGACAACGCCCCCTTGTTCGGAACCGCGATACGAAGCATCATCACTACTCAGCGTCTACGAGAAAGGGCAGGACATCGATCACAGATGGGAGTATACGTCGTCCAGCGAAAGGCCTAGAGAAATCATCAGCAGCTGACTCCAGTAGAGCAACTGGGAGATCTCCTCGGCGGCCCTTCCCCGGCCTTCGTGCTCGGCCGCCATCCACGCTTCAGCGGCCTCCTCGACCAGTTTCTTGCCCAGATGGTGGACGCCCTGATCGAGCGCGGCGACAGTTCCCGAGCCGGGTGTCCGACGCCGCCATTTCTCGGCAAGCTCGACGAAGAGTTCGTCGAATGTTTTCAGGTTGGATACATTCGACGAATCGGATGCGCCGACGGATGGCACGGCGGACCGATCGGCAGGGAGCATGCTCGGCATGCTACCCGTCACCGGGCGGACAACCTCCGCGCCGCGGGCCCGCGGTGCGGAGCGGCACACGACGACCACAGACACGCGCTCCGCGGCCAGCCGGCAAGCCGATGCGACGGAGTCCCTGCACCGGAGTCCCTGCACCGGCCGCCATGTTGCTGGTTGACTTGATGACTGTGCTTCCGCCCGCGATCGTCGCCACCGACCTGGACGGGACGCTGATCCGCAGCGACGGCACGGTGTCCGAACGCACCCGCGGGGCGTTGCGCCGGGTGGAACGCGCCGGGGCGACCGTGGTGTTCGTGACGGGACGACCCAGTCGGGTGATGGCCGGCGTCGTCGCCCAGACCGAGGTCTCCGGGCTCGCGATCTGCGCGAACGGCGCGCTGGTCTTCGATCTCGACTCCGGCGAGCCGGTCAGCCAGCGCTGTCTGGAATCGGCCACGGCCCTGCGG
Coding sequences within:
- the folE gene encoding GTP cyclohydrolase I FolE, with the protein product MTSYSDEASTAAGERRSESSPAAEAPGMDGFGIPDPDGDGPAASTLAPGNGRPRQVRPFDHDRVARAVRELLIGIGEDPDREGLRKTPDRVARAYREAVEGLGRDPSEVLTTVFDEGHDEMVLVRDIDFSSLCEHHLVVFSGKAHVAYIPNSKGQITGLSKLARLVDLYSRRPQVQERLTSQIADALVEVLDPRGVMVVIEAEHLCMSMRGVRKPGATTVTSAVRGQFLSTATRNEGMSLILHR
- the hisG gene encoding ATP phosphoribosyltransferase, producing the protein MLRIAVPNKGALSAASGQLLSDAGYLARREGSELVIADVENDIEFFFLRPRDIAVYVGSGRLDLGITGRDLLLDSSAAAEELVPLGYGFATFRYASPEGTLADITELAGKRIATSFPALVRADLAGRGVTPGDIVTLDGAVETAVRLGVADAVADVVETGRTLKAAGLELLGEPVLRSEAIVIAKRGADLSPSHERLLRRIQGVLVARRYVMMDYDVPTAVLDKACEITPGYESPTISPLQREDWVAVRAMVLRAEVNRMMDDLWELGARGILVSGIQACRL
- a CDS encoding phosphoribosyl-ATP diphosphatase, whose translation is MLPADRSAVPSVGASDSSNVSNLKTFDELFVELAEKWRRRTPGSGTVAALDQGVHHLGKKLVEEAAEAWMAAEHEGRGRAAEEISQLLYWSQLLMISLGLSLDDVYSHL